The Streptomyces spororaveus genome includes a region encoding these proteins:
- the pepN gene encoding aminopeptidase N — MSALTRNEAQLRAQLIDVQHYAVTLDLTGDDDETFDSTTVVRFTARTAADTFIELKPVELRSATLDGNPLDPASLADDRLPLTGLTEGPHELHLDTRMRYSRTGEGLHRFTDPADGQTYVYSQMFMDDVQRVFPAFDQPDLKAVFEFTVTAPAHWTVLANGITTRTGAAPDGSGAAIWQSAPTPLISTYLAAVAAGPWHSIRTEHAGLPFGIHCRQSLAPHMDVDAEEILSITKDCFDRYQEKFTEPYPFDSYDQAFVPEFNAGAMENPGLVTFRDEFIFRSAVTDTERQSRAMVIAHEMAHMWFGDLVTLAWFDDIWLNESFAEYMGYQTLTEATRFTDTWTDFGVTRKPWGYDADQRPSTHPVAPTPEDVPDTASALLNFDGISYAKGASALRQLVAWLGEKDFLAGINTHFARHKFANASLADFIDSLAAHTERDVRAWADIWLRTTGIDTLTPRIEESEGRPDTAAGWTLTVDRRGSRPHHIAVGVYDRDPADDRFLELRELLDIDIPSDEVISVTGTRPALLVLNDVDLTYAKVRLDDTSLETVQRGLSGIPDALTRAVVWNALRDMVRDGELDPHAYLATASAHLPEEDDLAIVQGVLAFARTQLAVRYLAPEEQSAALATLTTIARDLLRRTEDGSEPGMRLTAVRTLVDSATQPDTIAAWLSDDTVPGGPALDPELRWRILGRLAVLGAVGEAEIDAALAADTSATGQEGAARCRAALPTAEAKAAAWDRLFHDDSLSNYLFSATAQGFWQPEQAELLAPYVTRYYPEAVALGARRGPAIGEAAGRWAFPAYAIDEANLQAGRTCLTNPDILPLLRRKLVDQLDDLARALKVRRP; from the coding sequence ATGTCCGCACTCACGCGCAACGAAGCGCAACTCCGAGCCCAGCTCATCGACGTCCAGCACTACGCCGTGACCCTCGACCTCACCGGCGACGACGACGAAACCTTCGACTCGACCACCGTCGTCCGGTTCACGGCCCGCACCGCCGCAGACACCTTCATCGAGCTGAAGCCCGTCGAGCTGCGCTCGGCCACCCTCGACGGCAACCCCCTCGACCCGGCCTCCCTCGCCGACGACCGGCTGCCGCTCACCGGCCTCACCGAAGGCCCCCACGAGCTGCACCTCGACACCCGCATGCGCTACTCCCGCACCGGCGAGGGCCTGCACCGCTTCACCGACCCCGCCGACGGACAGACGTACGTCTACAGCCAGATGTTCATGGACGACGTCCAGCGGGTCTTCCCGGCCTTCGACCAGCCCGACCTCAAGGCCGTCTTCGAATTCACCGTCACCGCCCCCGCCCACTGGACCGTCCTCGCCAACGGCATCACCACCCGCACCGGCGCGGCCCCCGACGGCAGCGGCGCCGCCATCTGGCAGTCCGCCCCCACCCCCCTCATCTCCACCTACCTCGCCGCCGTCGCCGCCGGCCCCTGGCACAGCATCCGCACCGAACACGCCGGACTGCCCTTCGGCATCCACTGCCGCCAGTCCCTCGCCCCCCACATGGACGTCGACGCCGAGGAAATCCTCTCCATCACCAAGGACTGCTTCGACCGGTACCAGGAGAAGTTCACCGAGCCCTACCCCTTCGACTCCTACGACCAGGCCTTCGTACCCGAGTTCAACGCCGGCGCCATGGAGAACCCCGGACTCGTCACCTTCCGCGACGAGTTCATCTTCCGCTCCGCCGTCACCGACACCGAACGCCAGTCCCGTGCCATGGTCATCGCCCACGAGATGGCCCACATGTGGTTCGGCGACCTCGTCACCCTCGCCTGGTTCGACGACATCTGGCTCAACGAATCCTTCGCCGAGTACATGGGCTACCAGACCCTCACCGAAGCCACCCGCTTCACCGACACCTGGACCGACTTCGGCGTCACCCGCAAGCCCTGGGGCTACGACGCCGACCAGCGCCCCTCCACCCACCCCGTCGCCCCCACCCCCGAGGACGTCCCCGACACCGCCTCCGCCCTCCTCAACTTCGACGGCATCTCCTACGCCAAGGGCGCCTCCGCCCTGCGCCAACTCGTCGCCTGGCTCGGCGAGAAGGACTTCCTGGCCGGCATCAACACCCACTTCGCCCGCCACAAGTTCGCCAACGCCTCCCTCGCCGACTTCATCGACTCCCTCGCCGCCCACACCGAACGCGACGTCCGCGCCTGGGCCGACATCTGGCTGCGCACCACCGGCATCGACACCCTCACCCCCCGCATCGAGGAATCCGAAGGCCGCCCCGACACCGCCGCCGGCTGGACCCTCACCGTCGACCGCCGCGGCAGCCGCCCCCACCACATCGCCGTCGGCGTCTACGACCGCGACCCCGCCGACGACCGCTTCCTCGAACTGCGCGAACTCCTCGACATCGACATCCCCTCCGACGAGGTCATCTCGGTGACCGGAACCCGCCCGGCCCTCCTCGTCCTCAACGACGTCGACCTCACCTACGCCAAGGTCCGCCTCGACGACACCTCCCTCGAAACCGTCCAGCGCGGCCTCTCCGGCATCCCCGACGCCCTCACCCGCGCCGTCGTCTGGAACGCCCTGCGCGACATGGTCCGCGACGGCGAACTCGACCCCCACGCCTACCTGGCCACCGCCTCCGCGCACCTGCCCGAGGAGGACGACCTCGCCATCGTCCAGGGCGTCCTCGCCTTCGCCCGCACCCAGCTCGCCGTCCGCTACCTCGCCCCCGAGGAGCAGTCCGCCGCGCTCGCCACCCTCACCACCATCGCCCGCGACCTGCTCCGGCGCACCGAGGACGGCTCCGAGCCCGGCATGCGGCTCACCGCCGTACGCACCCTCGTCGACAGCGCCACCCAGCCCGACACCATCGCCGCCTGGCTCAGCGACGACACCGTCCCCGGCGGCCCCGCACTCGACCCCGAGCTGCGCTGGCGCATCCTCGGCCGCCTCGCCGTCCTCGGCGCCGTCGGAGAGGCCGAGATCGACGCCGCCCTCGCCGCCGACACCAGCGCCACCGGCCAGGAAGGCGCCGCCCGCTGCCGCGCCGCCCTCCCCACCGCCGAGGCCAAGGCAGCCGCCTGGGACCGCCTCTTCCACGACGACAGCCTCTCCAACTACCTCTTCAGCGCCACCGCCCAGGGCTTCTGGCAGCCCGAACAGGCCGAACTGCTCGCGCCGTACGTCACCCGCTACTACCCGGAGGCCGTCGCCCTCGGCGCCCGCCGCGGCCCGGCCATCGGCGAGGCCGCCGGCCGCTGGGCGTTCCCCGCCTACGCCATCGACGAAGCCAACCTCCAGGCCGGCCGCACCTGCCTCACGAACCCGGACATCCTGCCCCTCCTGCGCCGCAAGCTCGTCGACCAACTCGACGACCTCGCCCGCGCCCTCAAGGTCCGCCGCCCCTGA
- a CDS encoding MarR family transcriptional regulator, with the protein MTTTKPYTQTQLAAQPIGYWTRETADLVIGNLRTALAEENLTQPHWWTLNHVAGAPGTWTRPALTAKLTPYDDQHTDFDTVYDDLTARGWLTQTTHHLTLTAAGEAARTRAHDRNAKVHATLRQGIDDATYATTIDTLRRIVANLGGNGTLPT; encoded by the coding sequence ATGACCACCACCAAGCCCTACACCCAGACACAACTCGCCGCCCAACCCATCGGCTACTGGACCCGCGAAACCGCCGACCTCGTCATCGGAAACCTCCGCACCGCCCTCGCCGAGGAAAACCTCACCCAACCCCACTGGTGGACCCTCAACCACGTCGCCGGCGCCCCCGGCACATGGACCCGCCCCGCCCTCACCGCAAAACTCACCCCGTACGACGACCAGCACACCGACTTCGACACCGTCTACGACGACCTCACCGCCCGCGGCTGGCTCACCCAAACCACCCACCACCTGACCCTCACCGCAGCAGGCGAAGCAGCCCGCACCCGCGCCCACGACCGCAACGCCAAAGTCCACGCCACCCTGCGCCAAGGCATCGACGACGCCACCTACGCAACCACCATCGACACACTGCGCCGCATCGTCGCCAACCTCGGAGGCAACGGCACCCTGCCCACCTGA
- a CDS encoding SIMPL domain-containing protein yields MTQDASHQPYGTPEVPRVAVRGEARLEVDPEIARIGITVSARGTDRRTALEDLTRRNNTALDLIKSYGDPVEKLETGAFSITPELTRHGRAERIRAYHGRVHITAELSDFTTLGELTTRLADLELTQVDGPWWALRPTSPAHGQARRQAVLEAVQRAREYAEALGANLAALVELADLGAENAAPFTPAPGAGMRTMAFSATEDAGPPPLDLEPQRQTVYAQVNARFTMTPPQL; encoded by the coding sequence ATGACCCAGGACGCATCGCACCAGCCCTACGGAACCCCCGAAGTACCCCGCGTAGCAGTCCGCGGCGAAGCCCGCCTCGAAGTCGACCCCGAGATCGCCCGCATCGGAATCACCGTCAGCGCCCGCGGCACCGACCGCCGCACCGCACTCGAAGACCTCACCCGCCGCAACAACACCGCACTCGACCTCATCAAGAGCTACGGCGACCCCGTCGAAAAACTCGAAACCGGCGCCTTCTCCATCACCCCCGAACTCACCCGCCACGGCCGCGCCGAACGCATCCGCGCCTACCACGGCCGCGTCCACATCACCGCCGAACTCAGCGACTTCACCACCCTCGGCGAACTCACCACCCGCCTCGCCGACCTCGAACTCACCCAGGTCGACGGCCCCTGGTGGGCTCTGCGCCCCACCTCACCCGCCCACGGCCAGGCCCGCCGCCAAGCCGTACTCGAAGCCGTCCAGCGCGCCCGCGAATACGCCGAAGCCCTCGGCGCCAACCTCGCCGCCCTCGTCGAACTCGCCGACCTCGGCGCCGAGAACGCCGCCCCCTTCACACCCGCCCCCGGCGCCGGAATGCGCACCATGGCCTTCAGCGCCACCGAAGACGCCGGCCCCCCGCCCCTCGACCTCGAACCCCAGCGCCAGACCGTCTACGCCCAGGTGAACGCCCGCTTCACCATGACCCCTCCACAACTCTGA
- a CDS encoding pyridoxal phosphate-dependent decarboxylase family protein gives MTAQPGTPPALPPLAGGPGGPTALRPLLDTVLDALTTGAHDRHGPLPAGGPDAVTARVHAVLGDAGVLPAHGTGAHEALRTLVHTLAAGAADPADPLCAAHLHCPPLAVATAADLAAAALNPSLDSWDQAPAASTLEALLTRTLAAEFYLTPHADALVTTGGTEANQLAVLLARERHGPALTVLHGANAHHSLPRAAWLLGLPPATELPTPAGTLDPARLADALATTPGPTLVTATAGTTDAGLIDPIHRIADLCDRYGADLHIDAAYGGLLALSPRHRDKLAGLDRAHSITVDLHKLGWQPVAAGLLAVPDTTLLTPLAHQADYLNATDDTEAGLPDLLGRSLRTTRRPDAFKIATTLRALGRDGIAALIDRTIDTARHLARLLDAHPRFELHAPPTLTTVLFRPTHADDDHLATLRRTLLHQGRAVLGRTHADGRLWLKATLLNPHTTAGDLDQLISLLEGSTHR, from the coding sequence ATGACCGCGCAGCCCGGCACACCACCCGCGCTGCCCCCGCTCGCCGGAGGCCCCGGCGGGCCCACCGCCCTGCGCCCCCTCCTCGACACCGTCCTCGACGCCCTCACCACCGGCGCCCACGACCGCCACGGCCCCCTCCCCGCCGGCGGCCCCGACGCCGTCACCGCCCGCGTCCACGCCGTCCTCGGCGACGCCGGCGTACTCCCCGCACACGGCACCGGCGCCCACGAAGCCCTCCGCACCCTCGTACACACCCTCGCCGCAGGCGCCGCCGACCCCGCCGACCCCCTCTGCGCGGCCCACCTGCACTGCCCCCCGCTCGCCGTCGCCACCGCCGCCGACCTCGCCGCCGCCGCCCTGAACCCCTCCCTCGACTCCTGGGACCAGGCCCCCGCCGCCTCCACCCTCGAAGCCCTCCTCACCCGCACCCTCGCCGCCGAGTTCTACCTCACCCCCCACGCCGACGCCCTCGTCACCACCGGCGGCACCGAAGCCAACCAACTCGCCGTACTCCTCGCCCGCGAACGCCACGGACCCGCCCTCACCGTCCTCCACGGAGCCAACGCCCACCACTCCCTCCCGCGCGCCGCCTGGCTCCTCGGCCTGCCCCCGGCCACCGAACTCCCCACCCCCGCAGGCACCCTCGACCCCGCCCGCCTCGCCGACGCCCTCGCCACCACCCCCGGCCCCACCCTCGTCACCGCCACCGCCGGCACCACCGACGCCGGCCTCATCGACCCCATTCACCGCATCGCCGACCTCTGCGACCGCTACGGCGCCGACCTCCACATCGACGCCGCATACGGCGGCCTCCTCGCCCTCAGCCCCCGCCACCGCGACAAACTCGCCGGACTCGACCGCGCCCACTCCATCACCGTCGACCTGCACAAACTCGGCTGGCAACCCGTCGCCGCCGGCCTCCTCGCCGTCCCCGACACCACCCTCCTCACCCCCCTCGCCCACCAGGCCGACTACCTCAACGCCACCGACGACACCGAAGCCGGCCTCCCCGACCTCCTCGGCCGCTCCCTGCGCACCACCCGCCGCCCCGACGCCTTCAAGATCGCCACCACCCTCCGCGCCCTCGGCCGCGACGGCATCGCCGCACTCATCGACCGCACCATCGACACCGCACGCCACCTCGCCCGGCTCCTCGACGCCCACCCCCGCTTCGAACTCCACGCACCCCCCACCCTCACCACCGTCCTCTTCCGGCCCACCCACGCCGACGACGACCACCTCGCCACCCTGCGCCGCACCCTCCTGCACCAAGGCCGCGCCGTCCTCGGCCGCACCCACGCCGACGGCCGCCTGTGGCTCAAAGCCACCCTGCTCAACCCGCACACCACAGCGGGGGACCTGGACCAGCTCATCTCCCTCCTGGAAGGCAGCACCCACCGATGA
- a CDS encoding lysine N(6)-hydroxylase/L-ornithine N(5)-oxygenase family protein, translating into MTAQLDTPHDLVGIGIGPFNLSLAALAHGLPQQGVGELATAFYDQRRDFRWHPGLLIEGATLQVPFLADLVTLADPASPWSFLSYLKHKERLFPFYFAEQFHIHRAEYDAYCRWVADRLPGLHFGHQVDAVRWNPERDLFEVDFTQLDATGEAEALGRTYTRNLALGIGTSPYVPEPLRPLADAPTVPVIHSADYLDNRRRILGAEHVTVIGSGQSGAEVFLDLLRARPAGRERLTWLARTPSFAPMEYSKLGLEHFTPDYTRYFHSLPEPVRDQLVPTQWQLHKGIDADTIAAIHAELYRRTLHGGWPDTVLTPGVSVRTAGRVATTKVELHLEHIEQGTRSRLTTDAVILATGYQERPLGSLLAGLDPYLRKDSSGRPRIDDRYRMILDPSVTGSIFVQNGERHTHGVGAPDLGLAAWRSAAILNTLTGKEPYPQPARTAFTTFGLDQREHTRPRPTGELLPLVDHP; encoded by the coding sequence ATGACCGCCCAGCTCGACACCCCCCACGACCTCGTCGGAATCGGGATCGGCCCCTTCAACCTGTCCCTCGCGGCCCTCGCCCACGGCCTGCCGCAGCAAGGAGTCGGCGAACTCGCCACCGCCTTCTACGACCAGCGCCGCGACTTCCGCTGGCACCCCGGACTCCTCATCGAAGGAGCCACCCTCCAGGTCCCCTTCCTCGCCGACCTCGTCACCCTCGCCGACCCGGCCAGCCCCTGGAGCTTTCTCAGCTACCTCAAGCACAAGGAACGGCTCTTCCCCTTCTACTTCGCCGAGCAGTTCCACATCCACCGCGCCGAATACGACGCCTACTGCCGCTGGGTCGCCGACCGCCTCCCCGGACTCCACTTCGGCCACCAGGTCGACGCCGTCCGCTGGAACCCCGAACGCGACCTCTTCGAAGTCGACTTCACCCAACTCGACGCCACAGGCGAAGCCGAAGCCCTCGGCCGCACCTACACCCGCAACCTCGCCCTCGGCATCGGCACGTCCCCCTACGTCCCCGAACCCCTGCGCCCCCTCGCCGACGCCCCCACCGTCCCCGTCATCCACTCCGCCGACTACCTCGACAACCGCCGACGCATCCTCGGAGCCGAACACGTCACCGTCATCGGATCAGGCCAGTCCGGAGCCGAAGTCTTCCTCGACCTCCTCCGCGCCCGCCCCGCCGGCCGCGAACGCCTCACCTGGCTCGCCCGCACCCCCTCCTTCGCCCCCATGGAGTACTCCAAACTCGGCCTCGAACACTTCACCCCCGACTACACCCGCTACTTCCACTCCCTCCCCGAACCCGTACGCGACCAGCTCGTCCCCACCCAATGGCAGCTCCACAAGGGCATCGACGCCGACACCATCGCCGCCATCCACGCCGAGCTCTACCGCCGCACCCTCCACGGCGGCTGGCCCGACACCGTCCTCACCCCCGGAGTCAGCGTCCGCACCGCCGGACGCGTCGCCACCACCAAGGTCGAACTCCACCTCGAACACATCGAGCAGGGCACCCGCTCCCGCCTCACCACCGACGCCGTCATCCTCGCCACCGGCTACCAGGAACGCCCCCTCGGCAGCCTCCTCGCAGGCCTCGACCCGTACCTGCGCAAGGACTCCTCCGGCCGCCCCCGCATCGACGACCGCTACCGGATGATCCTCGACCCCAGCGTCACCGGCAGCATCTTCGTCCAGAACGGCGAACGCCACACCCACGGCGTCGGCGCCCCCGACCTCGGCCTCGCCGCCTGGCGCAGCGCCGCCATCCTCAACACCCTCACCGGCAAAGAGCCCTACCCCCAGCCGGCCCGCACCGCCTTCACCACCTTCGGCCTCGACCAGCGCGAACACACCCGCCCCCGCCCCACCGGCGAACTCCTCCCGCTCGTCGACCACCCGTAG
- a CDS encoding NUDIX domain-containing protein yields the protein MDSVHRPAARVICLDAAGRLLLLHWRDPSDGTWLWEPPGGGVESGETALVAARRELVEETGLDPAAVLDRSVPVGRDVWWKGVRYIGTEYFFVAVFAEERPSVVRSGLLPEEQVDLGGHAWVVWSDVGALPDRVEPPELLAVLGALVPDGPWCDRL from the coding sequence GTGGATTCTGTGCACCGGCCCGCTGCTCGGGTCATCTGTCTGGATGCTGCTGGTCGTCTGCTTCTGCTGCACTGGCGTGATCCGTCGGACGGGACCTGGCTCTGGGAGCCGCCCGGTGGGGGTGTCGAATCGGGTGAGACGGCGTTGGTGGCGGCTCGGCGTGAGCTGGTCGAGGAGACGGGGCTGGATCCGGCTGCGGTCCTTGACCGTTCGGTGCCGGTCGGGCGTGATGTGTGGTGGAAGGGCGTGCGGTACATCGGGACGGAGTATTTCTTCGTCGCGGTGTTCGCGGAGGAGCGGCCTTCGGTTGTGCGGTCCGGTCTGCTTCCTGAGGAGCAGGTGGATCTGGGTGGTCATGCGTGGGTGGTGTGGTCGGATGTGGGTGCGTTGCCGGATCGGGTCGAGCCGCCGGAGTTGTTGGCTGTGCTGGGTGCTCTGGTGCCGGATGGCCCGTGGTGTGATCGGCTCTGA
- a CDS encoding bifunctional metallophosphatase/5'-nucleotidase — protein sequence MAFDRRTFLGTSAATGAAVALAGATSTPAAAAPRDAKGPVSGSGSGARTYAFTVMGTTDLHGNVFNWDYFTDKEFDDKAHNDVGLAKISTLVEQVRAEKGRRNTLLIDAGDTIQGTQLSYYYAKVDPITARRGPVHPMAQAMNAIGYDAAALGNHEFNYGIPVLRKFEEQCDFPLLGANALDAKTLRPAFAPYSMHCLRTPCGRDVKVAVLGLTNPGIAIWDKANVQGKMTFPGLEEQAAKYVPKLRSMGADVVIVSAHSGSSGTSSYGDQLPYIENAAALVAEQVPGIDAILVGHAHTEIPEYRVKNKATGKDVVLSEPLKWGQRLTLFDFELTWEKGRWSVAKVAAKVLNSNTVAEDKKITRLLSDEHRKVVAYVNQVIGTSTQAMSSAEGAFKDVAIIDLISHVQAETVRGALAGSEWAALPVLSQASCFSRTAAIPAGQVTIRDAAGLYPFENTMEARLLTGAQVKDYLEYSARYFVQTAPGAPVDPAKLTNAESIPDYNYDAVYGLAYDIDIAQPAGSRITGLSFQGKPVDPAAQFVLAVNNYRASGGGNFPHVPQAKQVWANSDEIRNTIIQWVKAKGTVDPAQFASVDWRLTRAGVAVF from the coding sequence ATGGCGTTCGACCGTAGGACTTTCCTGGGTACTTCGGCTGCGACGGGTGCGGCCGTGGCGTTGGCGGGGGCCACGAGCACCCCGGCGGCGGCGGCTCCGCGGGATGCGAAGGGGCCGGTGTCCGGGTCCGGGTCCGGTGCGCGGACGTACGCGTTCACGGTGATGGGTACGACCGACTTGCACGGCAATGTCTTCAACTGGGACTACTTCACGGACAAGGAGTTCGACGACAAGGCGCACAACGACGTCGGTCTGGCGAAGATTTCCACGTTGGTGGAGCAGGTGCGGGCGGAGAAGGGGCGGCGTAACACGCTGCTGATCGATGCGGGTGACACGATCCAGGGCACGCAGCTGTCGTACTACTACGCGAAGGTGGATCCGATCACCGCGCGGCGTGGTCCGGTGCACCCGATGGCGCAGGCGATGAACGCGATCGGTTATGACGCGGCGGCGCTGGGGAACCACGAGTTCAATTACGGCATACCGGTGCTGCGGAAGTTCGAGGAGCAGTGCGATTTCCCGCTGCTGGGGGCGAACGCGCTGGACGCGAAGACGCTGCGGCCGGCGTTCGCGCCGTACAGCATGCACTGTCTGCGGACTCCGTGCGGGCGTGATGTGAAGGTGGCGGTGCTGGGGCTGACGAACCCGGGTATCGCGATCTGGGACAAGGCGAACGTGCAGGGGAAGATGACGTTCCCGGGGCTGGAGGAGCAGGCGGCGAAGTACGTGCCGAAGCTGCGGTCGATGGGCGCGGACGTGGTGATCGTGTCGGCGCATTCCGGTTCGAGCGGTACGTCCTCGTACGGTGACCAGCTGCCGTACATCGAGAACGCGGCGGCGCTGGTGGCGGAGCAGGTGCCGGGGATCGACGCGATTCTGGTGGGGCACGCGCACACGGAGATCCCGGAGTACCGGGTGAAGAACAAGGCGACCGGCAAGGACGTGGTGCTGTCGGAGCCGCTGAAGTGGGGGCAGCGGCTGACGCTGTTCGACTTCGAGCTGACGTGGGAGAAGGGCCGCTGGTCGGTGGCGAAGGTCGCGGCGAAGGTGCTGAACTCGAACACGGTCGCGGAGGACAAGAAGATCACGCGGTTGCTGTCGGACGAGCACCGCAAGGTCGTGGCGTATGTGAACCAGGTGATCGGTACGTCGACGCAGGCGATGTCGTCGGCGGAGGGGGCGTTCAAGGACGTCGCGATCATCGATCTGATCAGCCATGTGCAGGCGGAGACGGTGAGGGGGGCGCTGGCCGGTTCGGAGTGGGCGGCGCTGCCGGTGCTGTCGCAGGCGTCGTGCTTCTCGCGGACCGCGGCGATTCCGGCCGGTCAGGTGACGATCAGGGATGCGGCGGGTCTGTATCCGTTCGAGAACACGATGGAGGCGCGGCTGCTGACGGGTGCGCAGGTGAAGGACTACCTGGAGTACTCGGCGCGGTACTTCGTGCAGACGGCTCCGGGTGCTCCGGTGGATCCGGCGAAGCTGACGAACGCGGAGAGCATCCCGGACTACAACTACGACGCGGTGTACGGGCTGGCGTACGACATCGACATCGCGCAGCCGGCGGGGTCGCGGATCACGGGGTTGTCGTTCCAGGGGAAGCCGGTGGATCCGGCGGCGCAGTTCGTGCTGGCGGTCAACAACTACCGGGCTTCGGGTGGGGGTAACTTCCCGCACGTTCCGCAGGCCAAGCAGGTGTGGGCGAACTCGGACGAGATCCGTAACACGATCATCCAGTGGGTGAAGGCGAAGGGGACCGTCGATCCGGCGCAGTTCGCGTCGGTGGACTGGCGTCTGACGCGGGCCGGGGTCGCGGTGTTCTAG
- the pyk gene encoding pyruvate kinase, producing MRRAKIVCTLGPATDSYDQIKALVEAGMDIARLNLSHGTTAEHEERYQRVRKASDETGRSVGILADLQGPKIRLGRFHEGPVLLERGDEFTITVEDHQGDRHTCSTTYKGLATDVTTGELILVDDGRVTLEVTTVDGPRVHTRVIEGGMVSDHKGLNLPGVAVSVPALSEKDIEDLRWALRTGADVIALSFVRSGRDIEDVHRIMDEEGRRLPVIAKVEKPQAVENIDDIVAAFDGIMVARGDLGVEMPLEQVPIVQKRAIKLAKRNAKPVIVATQMLDSMIDNSRPTRAEASDVANAIIDGTDAVMLSGETSVGKYPIETVRTMSRIVEAAEEDILAKGLPPLTDRNKPRTQGGAVARAAAEMGDFLDAKFLIAFTQSGDTVRRLSRYRSPIPLLAFTPDPATRSQLNLTWGVETFLGPHVDSTDAMVAQVEEELLRIGRCVPGDTVVITAGSPPGITGSTNLVRIHHIGDAVH from the coding sequence ATGCGCCGAGCGAAAATCGTATGTACCCTGGGCCCCGCCACCGACTCATACGACCAGATCAAAGCACTGGTCGAAGCCGGAATGGACATCGCCCGCCTCAACCTCAGCCACGGCACCACCGCCGAACACGAGGAGCGCTACCAGCGCGTACGCAAGGCCTCCGACGAGACCGGCCGCAGCGTCGGCATCCTCGCCGACCTTCAAGGCCCGAAGATCCGACTCGGCCGCTTCCACGAAGGCCCCGTACTCCTTGAACGCGGCGACGAATTCACCATCACCGTCGAAGACCACCAAGGCGACCGCCACACCTGCAGCACCACCTACAAAGGCCTCGCCACCGACGTCACCACCGGCGAACTCATCCTCGTCGACGACGGCCGCGTCACCCTCGAAGTCACCACCGTCGACGGCCCCCGCGTCCACACCCGCGTCATCGAAGGCGGCATGGTCTCCGACCACAAAGGCCTCAACCTCCCCGGCGTAGCCGTCTCCGTCCCCGCCCTCTCCGAAAAAGACATCGAAGACCTCCGCTGGGCCCTGCGCACCGGCGCCGACGTCATCGCCCTCTCCTTCGTCCGCAGCGGCCGCGACATCGAAGACGTCCACCGCATCATGGACGAAGAAGGCCGACGCCTCCCCGTCATCGCCAAGGTCGAAAAGCCCCAAGCCGTCGAAAACATCGACGACATCGTCGCCGCCTTCGACGGCATCATGGTCGCCCGCGGCGACCTCGGCGTCGAAATGCCCCTCGAACAAGTCCCCATCGTCCAAAAGCGCGCCATCAAACTCGCCAAGCGCAACGCCAAACCCGTCATCGTCGCCACCCAAATGCTCGACTCGATGATCGACAACTCCCGCCCCACCCGCGCCGAAGCCAGCGACGTCGCCAACGCCATCATCGACGGCACCGACGCCGTCATGCTCTCCGGCGAAACCAGCGTCGGCAAATACCCCATCGAAACCGTCCGCACCATGTCCCGCATCGTCGAAGCCGCCGAAGAAGACATCCTCGCCAAGGGCCTCCCCCCACTCACCGACCGCAACAAACCCCGCACCCAAGGCGGAGCCGTCGCCCGCGCAGCCGCCGAAATGGGCGACTTCCTCGACGCCAAATTCCTCATCGCCTTCACCCAGAGCGGCGACACCGTCCGCCGACTCTCCCGCTACCGCTCACCCATCCCCCTCCTCGCCTTCACCCCCGACCCCGCCACCCGCTCCCAGCTCAACCTCACCTGGGGCGTCGAAACCTTCCTCGGCCCCCACGTCGACTCCACCGACGCCATGGTCGCCCAAGTCGAAGAAGAACTCCTGCGCATCGGCCGCTGCGTACCCGGCGACACCGTCGTCATCACCGCCGGCTCACCCCCCGGCATCACCGGCTCCACCAACCTCGTCCGCATCCACCACATCGGCGACGCCGTCCACTGA